A stretch of DNA from Silvanigrella paludirubra:
GATTGAAAGACTTCCCTGCAGGCGCTGATATGTCTCATCCCGCTGCTTATGAAGGCATTTATGGTATTAATATTGCTAAGGTTCGTGAAATCAATAAAATCAGCCAATTTACTAAAATGCCAAATACCCATGAATGTATTGAAGGATTGCTAGAACTTCGTGAAGAAGCTATCCCAATTGTAAATTTAGCAAAATATTTAGGCTATGAAAATCATGCACTAAGAAGCACAGATAATATTATTATTTGTGAATTTAATGGTTTAGTTACTGGATTTGTTGTGCATCAAGCAATGAGAATCCGCCGTATTTCTTGGGAGGCCATTTTACCTCCTACAAGATTGATTGGACGCGAAGGTGGTTGCGTAACAGGAATGCATAAATTAGTTAAAGGTCCAGACAATGAACGTGATTTAATGCTTCTTATTTTGGACTTTGAAAAAATTGTTGCAGAAATTAATGGTGAAACTTACGCTCTTAATAAATTCTCAGAAGACAAACAAAATAATCGTGTTCAAACGAATACAGATGAAACTCGGACTGTACTTGTAGTCGATGATAGTGCGACTGCAAGAACTCAAGTTGAACTTTTCTTAACTCAACATGGTTATCGAGTGATAACGGCAACAGATGGTGAGGAAGGTTTATTCACATTACAGGCTTTACTAGATCAGGCTAAAAATGATGGCAAAGAGATTACAGATCTTGTTCAAGTTGTCGTTTCCGATGTTGAAATGCCACGCATGGATGGTCATGCATTTACTCAAGCCATTAAAAAAGATCCAAAATTAAGTTCTCTTCCCGTGATTATGCATACCTCTCTTTCTGGTCGGGCAAATCAAGATGCGGTGAAATCTTTAGCAGATGAGTATGTTGTTAAATTTAATGGAGATGCT
This window harbors:
- a CDS encoding chemotaxis protein; the protein is MAIYIAKSKKEERMLQIGSNKFELVDFRLKDFPAGADMSHPAAYEGIYGINIAKVREINKISQFTKMPNTHECIEGLLELREEAIPIVNLAKYLGYENHALRSTDNIIICEFNGLVTGFVVHQAMRIRRISWEAILPPTRLIGREGGCVTGMHKLVKGPDNERDLMLLILDFEKIVAEINGETYALNKFSEDKQNNRVQTNTDETRTVLVVDDSATARTQVELFLTQHGYRVITATDGEEGLFTLQALLDQAKNDGKEITDLVQVVVSDVEMPRMDGHAFTQAIKKDPKLSSLPVIMHTSLSGRANQDAVKSLADEYVVKFNGDALIATVNRIWRKLMDKKETNRTSELNETDDDTDMAS